The Streptomyces sp. NBC_00659 genomic interval GCGACGGGCGCCGACGAGACACCGGTCGGGGCACGGAACTCGCCGAACACCTCGCGCAGGGCCCCGGCCCACTCGCCGGTGGTGACACCGGCGCGGGCGCACTCCAGGGTGGCCTCCATGAGGTTGGCGGTGCCCTTCGCGGCCTCCTTCAGCCGCTCCAGCGCCTTGCACGGGCGCGGGTGGTTGAAGGGCGGCTGGTAGCGCGTGTCGCGCCAGGTCCCCAGCGCGGAGATCACCCGGGCCTCGACCGCCGGGTCGACCGTCATGATCGCCGCGTCCAGGTCGGCGGTGAGCGGGTTCGGCTCGGTCGACTGGAAGATGTTGACGCCGACGATCTTGTCGGTGCCGCCCTCGATACGGCCCCGGCGCTCGGCGTGCGAGGAGACGAGCTGCGACTTGAGGTAGCCGGACTCGACGGCGGCCATCGCGCCGCCCATCGCCTCGATCCGGTCGATCTCGGCCAGCGACTCCTCGACGAGGGCCGTCACCTTGGCCTCGATGACGTGCGAGCCCTCGAAGATGTCCTCGTACTCCAGCAGGTCGCTCTCGTGCGCCAGCACCTGCTGGATGCGCAGCGACCACTGCTGGTCCCACGGGCGGGGCAGGCCCAGCGCCTCGTTCCAGGCGGGCAGTTGGACGGCACGCGCGCGGGCGTCCTTGGACAGGGTGACGGCCAGCATCTCCAGCACGATCCGCTGGACGTTGTTCTCCGGCTGCGCCTCGGTCAGGCCGAGGGAGTTGACCTGGACGCCGTACCGGAAGCGCCGCTGCTTGGGGTCCTCGATGCCGTACCGCTCGCGCGTGATCTTGTCCCAGATCCGCCCGAACGCCCGCATCTTGCACATCTCCTCGATGAAGCGGACACCCGCGTTCACGAAGAAGGAGATACGGGCCACGACCTCGCCCTTGCGGTCCTCGGCGATCTGCCCGGACGCGAACACCGCGTCCAGGACGGCGATCGCGGTGGACATCGCGTACGCGATCTCCTGGACCGGCGTGGCGCCCGCCTCCTGCAGGTGGTAGCTGCAGATGTTGATCGGGTTCCACTTGGGGATGTGGTTGACCGTGTACGTGATCATGTCCGTCGTGAGACGGAGGGAGGGCACCGGCGGGAAGACGTGCGTCCCCCGCGAGAGGTACTCCTTCACGATGTCGTTCTGGGTCGTCCCCTGGAGCTTGGTGATGTCGGCGCCCTGCTCCTCGGCGACGACCTGATAGAGCGCCAGCAGCCACATGGCGGTGGCGTTGATCGTCATCGAGGTGTTCATCTGCTCCAGGGGGATGTCCTGGAACAGCCGGCGCATGTCACCGAGGTGGGAGACCGGCACGCCGACCCGGCCGACCTCGCCGCGGGCGAGGATGTGGTCGGGGTCGTAGCCGGTCTGCGTCGGCAGGTCGAAGGCCACGGAGAGCCCTGTCTGCCCCTTGGCGAGGTTGCGCCGGTACAACTCGTTGGACGCCTCGGCCGTGGAGTGGCCGGCGTACGTCCGCATGAGCCACGGCCGGTCCTTGACCTTCTGCCCGTCGGCTGTCTGACGCTCTGTCATGGATGGACCTCAGACGTTCCGGAAGCGGTTGATGGCGTCGATGTGCTGGGCGCGCTTCTCCTGGTCGCGCACGCCCAGGCCCTCCTCGGGCGCCAGCGCGAGCACGCCGACCTTGCCCTGGTGGAGGTTGCGGTGCACGTCGTAGGCGGCCTGCCCGGTGTCCTCCAGGGAGTAGACCTTGGAGAGCGTCGGGTGGATCTTGCCCTTGGCGACGAGCCGGTTGGCCTCCCAGGCCTCGCGGTAGTTCGCGAAGTGCGAGCCGATGATCCGCTTCAGCGACATCCACAGGTAGCGGTTGTCGTACTCGTGCATGTAGCCCGAGGTCGAGGCGCAGGTGGTGATGGTGCCGCCCTTGCGGGTGACGTAGACCGAGGCGCCGAAGGTCTCACGGCCCGGGTGCTCGAAGACGATGTCGATGTCCTCGCCGCCGGTGAACTCGCGGATGCGCTTGCCGAAGCGCTTCCACTCCTTCGGGTCCTGGGTGTGCTCGTCCTTCCAGAACTTGTAGCCCTCGGCGTTGCGGTCGATGATCGCCTCGGCGCCCATCGAGCGGCAGATGTCCGCCTTCTGCTCGCTGGAGACGACGCAGATCGGGTTGGCACCGCCGGCGAGCGCGAACTGCGTGGCGTACGAGCCGAGTC includes:
- a CDS encoding protein meaA, with translation MTERQTADGQKVKDRPWLMRTYAGHSTAEASNELYRRNLAKGQTGLSVAFDLPTQTGYDPDHILARGEVGRVGVPVSHLGDMRRLFQDIPLEQMNTSMTINATAMWLLALYQVVAEEQGADITKLQGTTQNDIVKEYLSRGTHVFPPVPSLRLTTDMITYTVNHIPKWNPINICSYHLQEAGATPVQEIAYAMSTAIAVLDAVFASGQIAEDRKGEVVARISFFVNAGVRFIEEMCKMRAFGRIWDKITRERYGIEDPKQRRFRYGVQVNSLGLTEAQPENNVQRIVLEMLAVTLSKDARARAVQLPAWNEALGLPRPWDQQWSLRIQQVLAHESDLLEYEDIFEGSHVIEAKVTALVEESLAEIDRIEAMGGAMAAVESGYLKSQLVSSHAERRGRIEGGTDKIVGVNIFQSTEPNPLTADLDAAIMTVDPAVEARVISALGTWRDTRYQPPFNHPRPCKALERLKEAAKGTANLMEATLECARAGVTTGEWAGALREVFGEFRAPTGVSSAPVAVTAEEGTALALVRRKVELTAKDMNVGNLRFLVGKPGLDGHSNGAEQIAVRARDAGFEVVYQGIRLTPEQIVDAAVAEDVHAVGLSILSGSHAQLVPDVLEKMRAAGAGDIPVIAGGIIPNADAEQLRAAGVAAVFTPKDFDITGIIGRIVDEIRKANKLDPLEVPA